TTTGGCGCGGTTTTTCATCTTGCTAGTCAATCTGATTTTCAATTGTGAAGCGCGGTTTGACATTGGGAATATGAGTGATAACCGGAGCACCAGTAATGGCTTCAATTTCATCGCGGCGACGCACGGATGAATCAAAGAGTTCAATTAAGGTAGCGACACCCGCCCCCAAGCCTAGCCCTGCAACAATCCCGGCAATAATAAATACCAGCAATGGTAGGTTGGCGGGCCGACTAGGTGTATAAGGCAAGTCGATGATCTTTACTCGTTTGTTTTGCTCGAACACACCTAAAGAGCCAGTAAGCTGTGCCATTTCATAGCGCTGAATTAACTCATCATAGAGCTGACGTTTAATCTCAGCATTCCGCACCAAGCGATGCATGGTTTTGGCGTTGTCACCAAATTGATTGGCCTCACGCTCGAGCGTTTCAATCATAGATTGTAAGCTTTTGGTTTCTTCAGTTAACGACTCATAGCGGCTGCGAACAATTTGTAAGCTTTGCAATTGAGTGACCAGTAACGGCTGCACATCGCCAATGTCGCGCAGTTGGTTGCTGGTGGCAATTCCCCATAACTGATCACTACTGATATCGGGTTGGTCACTACTGAGCAGCAGTTTGCGTTCGTTCTCTAAACGACGAAGCTCGCGCTCTTTACCTTGAACTAGGCTGTGTTGGTCGGTGTATTTGGCTTTAAGTAAGGTTAACTCACTACGAATATCGATGATTTGGTCTTCAATTTTGCCTACCACAGGGTTGGTTTTCGACAATTGCTGGTCGAGTGACCCCAAACTGCGTTCAACCCCGGCCAGTTCCGCTTTCTTCTCAGCATAGCTTTGCTTCAATGAGGCCAAGCGGCCGAGGGCTTGCGACTGCATTTCGGGGGTAACAGAGGCAAATCGGTTTTTGAAATCCGCTAATTCATTTTCCGCGATATCTAACTCTTGGCGGCGTTTCTCTATATGAATCGCTAGAAATTCTGATGAATCTTGGATCGACGAACGCTCTGGCGCGAGCAGTTGCTCGATAAAATGTTCGCTGATCGACTCTAGCATCTGCTTCATCCCATCGGGTCTGGGTGCCGATAACGAGATTTGCAAAAAGTCTTTACCAGGTTGAGTGATGGTTAAACTGCTGGAGAGCTTATTGATGACATAGTCTTTGTCTTCAGGCGACATATCATCGTGAATCAAATTGTGTTCTTTGGCCACCGCACTCAATACATGGCGACTTTTTAGCAATGTGCTGAGCGCATTGAGGCGCTCTTTGAGCATGGTGGATACCGCGATGTCTTCTAGGAATGGGTTCATTTTCGCGGTTTCCTGAATCAACATCGAGGTATGCGATACATAAGTGGTCGGCGCCACTTTGCCAATCAATAAGCCGACAAAGGGTAGGATCAACACAGGTACGACGATCACATAGCGTTGTCGCCATGCGGCATTGAGTATCACGATCAAACGCAGTTTCAACTGATTCATAATGACTCCAATAAGCTAGTCAGTTGGGTTGAGCGGGCATCCCAACTGTAGGCACTAATGTCTGCTGCGGGGTGAGTATTACCACTGATAGCGATCTGCTTGAGTGCGGCGGAAAATTCATCAGCGTTGTTGACCACGCTGACTGAATGTCGATAAGGGGTCAGTGCAGGAAATGGAGTACCAATGACTGCGCTACCAGCGGCGAGATACTCCAGTAGCTTAAGTGGGCTGCATGAGGCGATTTGTTCGTTGTTGACAAAAGGAAGCAAGCTCACGTCCCAGTGTT
The sequence above is drawn from the Vibrio sinaloensis genome and encodes:
- a CDS encoding GumC family protein, with translation MNQLKLRLIVILNAAWRQRYVIVVPVLILPFVGLLIGKVAPTTYVSHTSMLIQETAKMNPFLEDIAVSTMLKERLNALSTLLKSRHVLSAVAKEHNLIHDDMSPEDKDYVINKLSSSLTITQPGKDFLQISLSAPRPDGMKQMLESISEHFIEQLLAPERSSIQDSSEFLAIHIEKRRQELDIAENELADFKNRFASVTPEMQSQALGRLASLKQSYAEKKAELAGVERSLGSLDQQLSKTNPVVGKIEDQIIDIRSELTLLKAKYTDQHSLVQGKERELRRLENERKLLLSSDQPDISSDQLWGIATSNQLRDIGDVQPLLVTQLQSLQIVRSRYESLTEETKSLQSMIETLEREANQFGDNAKTMHRLVRNAEIKRQLYDELIQRYEMAQLTGSLGVFEQNKRVKIIDLPYTPSRPANLPLLVFIIAGIVAGLGLGAGVATLIELFDSSVRRRDEIEAITGAPVITHIPNVKPRFTIENQID